A DNA window from Rubripirellula tenax contains the following coding sequences:
- a CDS encoding S9 family peptidase translates to MLGATLFVGIVVGGIGTDRSVTGQEPLVTDPAKAKSPPELTLRSLLDPSHKKDFTTTLPAVHWIDDKPPQLLIQRDKTWMQVDLEASEGKTANEKPWPVVSRLATQLTALDGVKPDQAEKIARRSVAKMNRSTDAVLIKIGKAIALASPNQPARWLTRDGNDWKNATLDPTARRVAYTRDGDQFVVDVTSGITMRLTDDATDTLLDGELDWTYQEEIFGRGNYRGFWFSPNGDWLAMLRIDISGIEPYVLSAASSPRGSGVVRRYSKAGDAIPQAKLYVWDLRHSANGHVPPARLIEESTLEEQKLITGVWWHPQLPRMLYCVSDRLQTWRELRSVDSMLLNGEKTHSDLVVREQSPAWVEPPAPPQWFDDGSFLWQSEVPSGRNRLYHVSADGGIVRPISPESFDADMFKIAGDNTHVLVGGDQQRGGMEHHLYRIELSPMLAGDAAPGTTRITDTAQPWHDVDPSPDGRWFIDRASSPDHPPRMTVRSADGRRSFELAESTLKTESPIIAPELFTIPTPDGMELPAMLVKPTLTSDDQRVPVVIEVYGGPRSPSVSGRWSGTKTLYRELLARRGIATLVVDNRSSGGRGIADTWTIRGRFGAVEMKDLETTVAWLHQQPWVATDRLAIRGWSFGGFLTLYAMTHCKSFAAGIAGGSVTDWKEYDSIYTERYMGLPVNNVDGYAASSPLEKAKDLHGRLLMIHGEVDDNVHPSNTLRMAEALQNAGIDFEMMIYPGAAHAVTTPSQGWHLAQMTDRFLVETLLSAE, encoded by the coding sequence AATTGACGCTGCGGTCGTTGTTGGATCCGAGCCACAAGAAAGATTTCACAACAACTCTGCCCGCCGTCCACTGGATCGATGACAAGCCGCCACAGTTATTGATCCAACGGGACAAAACTTGGATGCAGGTCGATCTAGAAGCGAGCGAAGGCAAAACCGCAAACGAGAAACCCTGGCCCGTCGTTTCTCGACTGGCCACCCAGTTGACGGCGCTAGACGGGGTCAAACCCGATCAAGCGGAAAAAATTGCTCGCCGCAGCGTCGCGAAAATGAATCGATCGACCGACGCGGTACTGATCAAAATCGGCAAAGCGATTGCGTTGGCTTCGCCGAACCAGCCGGCTCGTTGGCTGACCCGCGACGGCAACGACTGGAAGAACGCGACCCTTGACCCAACCGCACGCCGAGTTGCCTACACGCGAGACGGCGATCAGTTTGTCGTTGACGTGACGTCGGGGATCACCATGCGTTTAACCGACGACGCGACCGATACGCTGCTGGACGGGGAACTGGATTGGACTTACCAAGAAGAAATTTTCGGCCGCGGCAACTACCGCGGTTTTTGGTTCAGCCCCAACGGTGACTGGCTGGCAATGTTGCGAATCGACATCAGCGGCATTGAACCTTACGTATTGTCGGCAGCATCAAGTCCGCGCGGATCGGGCGTCGTTCGCCGTTACTCCAAAGCCGGTGATGCCATCCCACAGGCCAAACTTTACGTTTGGGATTTGCGTCATTCAGCGAACGGCCACGTTCCGCCTGCGCGGCTGATCGAAGAATCAACGCTCGAAGAACAGAAACTGATCACCGGCGTTTGGTGGCACCCACAACTTCCGCGCATGCTTTACTGCGTCAGCGACCGACTGCAAACGTGGCGAGAACTACGCTCGGTGGATTCGATGTTGCTCAACGGTGAAAAAACCCACAGCGACTTGGTCGTTCGCGAACAAAGCCCTGCTTGGGTCGAGCCGCCCGCGCCGCCACAGTGGTTCGATGACGGCAGCTTTCTTTGGCAAAGCGAAGTCCCCAGCGGACGAAATCGGCTCTACCATGTTTCGGCCGATGGCGGGATTGTGCGTCCGATTTCGCCAGAATCCTTCGATGCCGACATGTTTAAAATCGCGGGCGACAATACGCACGTGCTTGTCGGCGGTGACCAGCAACGCGGCGGGATGGAACACCACCTGTATCGGATCGAGCTTAGCCCCATGCTGGCCGGCGATGCCGCGCCGGGAACGACTCGAATCACCGACACGGCACAGCCTTGGCACGACGTCGACCCCAGCCCCGATGGGCGATGGTTTATCGACCGGGCAAGCAGCCCCGATCATCCGCCTCGCATGACCGTGCGATCGGCCGACGGGCGGCGGTCGTTCGAGCTGGCCGAATCGACGCTTAAGACAGAGTCACCCATCATTGCACCTGAGTTGTTCACGATCCCGACACCCGATGGAATGGAACTGCCGGCGATGCTGGTCAAGCCAACGTTAACCAGCGACGACCAACGCGTTCCGGTTGTGATCGAAGTGTACGGCGGCCCACGATCGCCAAGCGTGTCGGGCCGATGGAGTGGCACCAAAACGTTGTACCGCGAACTACTCGCCCGCCGCGGAATCGCAACGCTGGTCGTCGACAATCGTTCTAGCGGAGGCCGTGGCATCGCCGACACCTGGACCATTCGCGGACGATTCGGCGCGGTGGAGATGAAAGATCTGGAAACGACGGTGGCTTGGCTTCACCAACAACCGTGGGTGGCGACGGACCGGCTTGCGATTCGCGGATGGAGCTTCGGTGGTTTTTTGACGCTCTACGCGATGACACACTGCAAATCGTTTGCGGCGGGCATCGCCGGTGGATCGGTCACCGATTGGAAGGAATACGATTCGATCTATACGGAACGGTACATGGGGCTGCCGGTCAATAATGTGGATGGCTACGCGGCCAGCTCGCCGCTCGAAAAAGCCAAAGACCTGCACGGCCGGTTGCTGATGATTCACGGCGAGGTCGACGACAACGTCCACCCGTCCAACACGCTGCGGATGGCCGAAGCGCTACAGAACGCCGGAATTGACTTCGAAATGATGATTTATCCGGGTGCCGCCCACGCCGTCACCACCCCCTCCCAAGGATGGCACCTGGCCCAAATGACGGACCGATTCCTCGTTGAAACCCTGCTATCGGCCGAATGA
- a CDS encoding serine/threonine protein kinase, with the protein MQTPALTDFELGPVLGVGTVGTIYLATENATGNRVALKKLHPGVSQDVNIRARFEREMLILSRLRHPNIIAYHGGGDDGGTLFYSMELVEGGTVRDLLETRGAFAWPVVVELARQICSALQYAHNHGVIHRDLKPGNLFLTREGELKLGDFGIARDLHNADLTSSGMTVGTHAYMAPEQITGDTSISGKADLYALGCCLYEMLVGKKAFSGENFAQLFEQHLRAAPPRVRDSIPDCPPELDEIINQLLEKRPEDRPFNARKVQATMLQLDETYHTHDLAAEMQRDVAADGVVVSRGRRILVDEIRNRMEGVEGRTISWSRLAILAGVIVAGIAIASTLSR; encoded by the coding sequence ATGCAAACGCCCGCGTTGACTGATTTTGAACTCGGTCCTGTGCTTGGCGTTGGCACGGTTGGAACGATCTACCTTGCCACAGAGAATGCGACGGGGAACCGTGTTGCACTTAAGAAACTGCACCCTGGCGTCAGCCAAGACGTCAACATCCGCGCCCGATTTGAACGCGAGATGCTGATCCTCTCGCGGCTGCGGCACCCCAACATCATCGCCTATCACGGCGGCGGTGATGACGGGGGAACACTTTTCTACTCGATGGAACTGGTCGAGGGCGGCACAGTCCGGGATCTACTTGAGACTCGCGGGGCATTCGCGTGGCCGGTTGTGGTCGAACTGGCTCGCCAGATCTGCTCGGCATTGCAGTACGCCCACAACCACGGAGTGATCCATCGCGACCTCAAGCCGGGCAACCTGTTCCTGACTCGCGAAGGGGAACTAAAACTCGGCGACTTCGGAATCGCTCGCGATCTCCATAACGCCGACCTGACATCCAGCGGGATGACCGTCGGGACGCACGCCTACATGGCCCCCGAACAGATCACAGGCGATACGTCGATCTCGGGAAAAGCCGACCTGTACGCACTCGGCTGCTGCCTCTACGAGATGCTAGTAGGCAAGAAGGCCTTCAGCGGCGAGAACTTTGCCCAGCTTTTCGAACAGCACCTTCGGGCGGCGCCGCCTCGCGTTCGCGACTCGATCCCCGATTGCCCTCCCGAGCTGGACGAAATCATCAACCAATTGCTTGAAAAACGCCCGGAAGACCGCCCGTTCAATGCGCGCAAGGTTCAAGCAACGATGCTGCAACTCGACGAGACCTATCACACTCACGACCTCGCCGCGGAAATGCAGCGAGACGTTGCGGCCGATGGTGTCGTCGTGTCGCGTGGTCGTCGAATCCTGGTCGACGAAATCCGAAACCGCATGGAAGGCGTCGAAGGCCGAACCATCAGCTGGAGTCGCTTGGCAATCCTTGCGGGCGTGATTGTCGCCGGAATCGCCATCGCCTCGACGCTTAGCCGTTAG
- a CDS encoding FKBP-type peptidyl-prolyl cis-trans isomerase, translated as MTPRCLVGGLAMSFSLLIAPAVNAQEKDAPKVDRNEAQSIGYFLGVSVGQQMSQNGFELGDIDIEAMLGGFKDGINKAEASMSDDELRETQAKIQKLLETRLRSKGVNYLAKNAKDEGVEALEGGLQYKVIKAGDGESPAATDTVKVHYTGTLIDGTVFDSSVKRGEPATFRVNQVIKGWQMALQKMHVGDKWMLYIPSDLAYGERGSPGAIGPHEVLVFEVELLEIQ; from the coding sequence ATGACCCCACGATGTTTAGTCGGCGGTTTGGCGATGTCGTTCTCGCTTTTGATCGCCCCCGCCGTGAACGCCCAAGAGAAAGACGCACCAAAAGTGGATCGCAACGAAGCCCAATCAATCGGATACTTCCTAGGAGTCTCCGTCGGCCAACAGATGAGCCAAAACGGATTCGAACTCGGCGACATTGATATCGAAGCAATGCTTGGCGGTTTCAAGGACGGGATCAACAAAGCCGAAGCGTCGATGAGCGATGACGAACTCCGCGAAACTCAAGCGAAGATCCAGAAACTTCTGGAAACTCGGTTGCGCAGCAAGGGCGTCAACTACCTGGCCAAAAATGCCAAAGATGAAGGCGTCGAAGCACTCGAAGGCGGCCTGCAGTACAAGGTCATCAAGGCGGGCGACGGCGAGTCACCAGCGGCTACCGACACCGTCAAGGTTCACTACACCGGCACACTGATCGACGGTACCGTCTTTGACAGCTCCGTCAAACGTGGCGAACCGGCAACGTTCCGCGTTAATCAAGTCATCAAGGGATGGCAGATGGCACTGCAAAAAATGCACGTTGGCGACAAGTGGATGCTCTACATCCCTTCGGACCTGGCCTATGGCGAACGCGGATCCCCGGGCGCAATCGGACCTCACGAAGTGCTCGTGTTCGAAGTCGAGCTGCTGGAAATCCAGTAG
- the rplU gene encoding 50S ribosomal protein L21, producing the protein MYAIIVDGGRQYRVQPGMELDVDYRDIAQGENLTFEKVLAVSGDDGMKLGAPTVSGVSVTASVIGPKLDKKIYVQKFRRRKHSKKRTGHRQIHTRVRIEKIAGV; encoded by the coding sequence ATGTACGCCATCATCGTTGACGGTGGTCGCCAATATCGCGTCCAACCAGGCATGGAATTGGATGTTGATTACCGCGACATCGCTCAGGGTGAAAACCTGACGTTCGAGAAAGTTTTGGCCGTCAGCGGCGACGACGGAATGAAGCTGGGTGCTCCCACGGTCAGCGGCGTTTCCGTCACTGCATCCGTGATCGGCCCAAAATTGGACAAAAAGATCTATGTCCAAAAGTTTCGCCGCCGTAAACACAGCAAGAAGCGAACCGGACACCGTCAAATCCACACGCGTGTTCGCATCGAAAAAATCGCTGGCGTCTAG
- a CDS encoding L-rhamnose isomerase, which translates to MTHSANSQKAYELAIEKYASMGVDVEQALQRLKSVAISVHCWQGDDVAGFEDNGTALGSGLAVTGNYPGRARTADELRTDLEMAYSLIPGKHRLNLHALYGEFHGPVDRNEIGVEHFQGWMDWAGSNGISLDFNPSYFSHPKANDGFTLSHPDAGIRRFWVDHGIACRKIGAAMGKAQGNACVNNVWVPDGYKDTPADRKAPRERLAASLDAVFAESIDKSYLLDAVECKLFGIGSESYVVGSHEFYMGYAISRDKVLCLDAGHFHPTEVISDKITSTLLYVDELLLHVSRGVRWDSDHVVTFSDELQSIMQEIVRGDYLDRVHIGLDFFDASINRVAAWAIGTRNALKAVLAALLEPTEMLRRYEADGDYTGRLAILEEQKMMPLGAVWDHYCEISGAPAGSQWLEKVRDYETDVLSHRASHTASV; encoded by the coding sequence ATGACACACTCGGCCAACTCACAAAAAGCTTACGAGCTTGCGATCGAAAAATACGCATCGATGGGTGTCGATGTGGAACAGGCCCTTCAACGACTCAAATCGGTCGCCATTTCCGTTCACTGTTGGCAGGGCGACGACGTCGCTGGCTTTGAAGACAACGGCACGGCGTTAGGAAGCGGACTGGCCGTGACCGGCAACTACCCCGGGCGGGCCCGTACTGCGGATGAACTGCGAACCGACCTCGAGATGGCGTATTCGTTGATCCCGGGAAAACATCGTTTGAATCTGCACGCGTTGTACGGCGAATTCCACGGGCCCGTTGATCGAAACGAGATTGGTGTCGAACACTTCCAAGGTTGGATGGATTGGGCGGGAAGCAACGGCATCAGCCTGGATTTCAACCCCAGCTACTTCTCGCATCCCAAAGCCAACGACGGATTCACGCTCTCGCACCCCGATGCCGGCATTCGTCGTTTCTGGGTCGACCACGGAATCGCGTGCCGCAAGATTGGCGCCGCGATGGGCAAGGCCCAAGGCAACGCATGCGTCAACAACGTTTGGGTTCCCGACGGCTACAAAGATACGCCGGCCGATCGCAAGGCGCCGCGAGAACGCCTGGCCGCGTCGCTTGATGCCGTCTTCGCTGAATCGATCGACAAGTCCTATTTGTTGGATGCGGTCGAATGCAAATTGTTTGGCATCGGTTCCGAAAGCTACGTCGTCGGATCGCACGAATTTTACATGGGCTATGCGATCTCGCGCGACAAAGTCCTATGCTTGGACGCCGGTCACTTCCATCCCACCGAAGTAATCTCGGACAAGATCACGTCGACCTTATTGTATGTCGACGAACTGCTGTTGCACGTCAGCCGAGGCGTGCGTTGGGACAGCGATCATGTGGTGACGTTTTCGGACGAACTGCAATCGATCATGCAAGAAATTGTTCGTGGCGACTATCTAGACCGGGTCCACATCGGATTGGACTTCTTCGATGCCAGCATCAACCGGGTTGCCGCCTGGGCAATCGGGACTCGCAACGCGCTCAAGGCCGTGCTGGCCGCGCTCCTTGAGCCGACGGAAATGTTGCGCCGATACGAAGCCGATGGCGATTACACGGGCCGATTGGCGATTCTTGAAGAACAAAAAATGATGCCCTTGGGCGCCGTTTGGGACCACTACTGTGAAATCTCCGGTGCACCGGCTGGTTCGCAGTGGCTCGAAAAAGTTCGCGATTACGAAACGGATGTGTTGTCACACCGGGCCTCGCACACCGCTTCGGTCTAG
- a CDS encoding helix-turn-helix domain-containing protein yields MQVLKKEDWFHKDGFPIVVERRDPQEPFGLHSHEFSEIVIITGGHGVHITGEDSYEVTTGDTFVIGGARPHDYLNMDQLRLINILFDADDLPMGMGDLQSLPGYHALFTLEPAWRKRHMFSSRLQLSPLDLVAAMRLVDQLDAELTERDPGFGVMATTALLQLATFLSRCYSKSRSPQSKSLLRVADAISHIERHYADPITLDELIDISGMSRRNFLRTFESTMGCPPIKYLIQLRVRQACLMLQRGERSVTDIALAVGFSDSNYFSRQFRVFMGVSPREYRNRNAPAS; encoded by the coding sequence ATGCAGGTGTTGAAGAAAGAGGACTGGTTTCACAAAGACGGATTCCCGATCGTCGTCGAACGACGGGATCCACAGGAGCCGTTCGGTCTGCATTCGCATGAGTTTTCGGAGATCGTCATCATCACCGGTGGGCATGGTGTGCACATTACCGGCGAAGACTCTTACGAGGTGACGACGGGCGACACGTTTGTGATCGGCGGCGCGCGGCCTCACGACTATCTGAACATGGATCAACTGCGTTTGATCAATATTCTGTTCGACGCGGATGATTTGCCGATGGGGATGGGGGATCTGCAATCGTTGCCCGGTTATCACGCGCTCTTCACGCTCGAACCAGCGTGGCGCAAGCGGCACATGTTTAGCAGTCGGTTGCAGTTGTCGCCGCTCGACTTGGTTGCGGCGATGCGATTGGTGGACCAGCTTGACGCGGAACTGACCGAACGTGACCCAGGGTTTGGGGTCATGGCCACAACGGCGCTGCTTCAGTTGGCGACTTTCCTGTCGCGATGTTACAGCAAGTCGCGAAGTCCTCAGAGTAAATCGTTGCTAAGAGTCGCCGACGCGATCTCGCACATCGAGCGGCACTACGCCGATCCCATCACGCTTGACGAGTTGATTGATATTTCGGGGATGTCTCGCCGCAATTTTTTGCGTACGTTCGAATCGACGATGGGGTGCCCGCCGATCAAGTACTTGATTCAGTTGAGGGTTCGTCAAGCCTGTTTGATGCTGCAGCGAGGGGAACGAAGCGTCACTGATATCGCGCTGGCAGTGGGCTTCTCGGATAGCAACTATTTCAGCCGCCAGTTTCGGGTCTTCATGGGCGTGTCGCCTCGCGAATATCGAAATCGAAACGCGCCTGCAAGTTGA